One Indicator indicator isolate 239-I01 chromosome 30, UM_Iind_1.1, whole genome shotgun sequence genomic window, gcttcccagagcCGTGGCTCCCGggccctgcagcctgtggggaAGGGGTTACCCCTCCCGGTGGGGCCGGGCTCCGTTGCTGTGGCAGCCGGTGGGGTGATGTGCCGGGGCCGGTAACGTGCCGGCCACAACGCGCCCGCCCCGTGACGCACCGACCCCTGCATGGCCCCCGGTCCCAGAGCAGCCCCACGACGGGAGAAGGATGCTCCCAGTGTCCCGTCGCACGGAtgctccccacagcctcttGTCCCTTCCCGTGGATGCTCCCTGGATCTGCACGTTCCCATCCCACGATGCTCTGTGTGCCCCACCCTGTCCTGTGTCTCAGATGCTCCCTGCAGTCCCATGTCCTTGTCCCACTGATGCCCCATGATGACTGTCACAGGAGCAGCCCTGATGCCCTGTATGTAACCAGGGCTGCCAGCCCACAAgggcccagcagctcccagtacagctgccagggctggccTTCTTAGCTGGCTTCTCAGCCTATTGACAATCCAGGCACGGATCTGGCATGCTGGGTGGCCGAGGAAGCCAGCACTGGCAGGGCAGGATGGTGCCCAGCCATCCCAACAGGGACGTGTGTGGCTTCTGAAAGTGTCTGCACTGCCCAGGATCCCCAAAGGCTGCAGAGCTTGCTGACCCTTGCACTTATGGGGTGCCTTGGGTATTGTGCCACCTGCAACCATGCCATGGCACCACTAGCGCAGGTGGCTGGGAGCTGGAGACATCCACATACAGTTTGACTACCCGGTGGGGGTGCATAGCTGGCCCACAAGCAGGGCTCTCATCTGGCACCAGCCCAGggcccagctggccaagggcACTGGCGGGGGCCCAGTGTTACAGGGACTGTTCCTGCTCAGCTGTTGCTGTCTGTGACGCTCCCTGTGACCGTCCCACTCGGTTTAGCCTTGCCACCGGTACCCAGGTATGGAGCCAGCTCGGGTCTGCTGGGCCCCCAGTGTGCCCACATGTGGGTGTGGGTGGGGAGGATGTGGGGCAACAAGCCATGGGGAGTCATGTGGGGACAGCTGGTGAGGAGTCTCACCTCTATTGCATGCTCAATGCCCACAGTATCTTCAGTCCTCACACATGGACCTGTGCCACGTCCCTAATGCCCAAGAAAAAGGCTGGTACCTTGCACTGATGGCCCCCAACGTCAAGGGTCCCAACTATGCTTGGCTGGACCCCTCCCGGCTCTACTGCCACCCGCAAGTACCCAGTGCCTGGGGCTGATGGCACCCACGGGGGTGCCAGGGTGGGCTGCATCTCTATGGGGCTGTTGCGGCACCTGACTGTGCCCACAGGCACTGGCACATGGGCTTCAGGTGCCCATGATGGGTTGCAGGGCCCCAGCACCTCTGTTCTCTCCCCAGGGCTTGCAGGACTGCTTGTCTGACCTGCTGCAGCCGTTCCAGGGGGACCCCATTGACATGGTGGCAGGCATCGACGCCATGGGCTTCATCCTGGGTAAGCAGGGACAAGAGTGAGCCCAAGGTCCTCATTCCTTGTCCCTGTGGGGCCTCACAGTGCCATGCCCACCCCAggtgctgctgccgctgccagACTACAAAAAGGCTTCCTGGCCATCCGCAAAGCTGGGCACCTCTGCGTGCAGACACAGGCACAGCCTTACACCGACTACTCTGGCCGAGAGAAGGTGATGGAGGTCCGCACCGATGCCATCTCACCAGGTGAGCTGGTAGGGTGCTCCTTTCTCGAGGCAAAGCTTCTGGAATGGGCACCAGGcactcagccacagcctctgcccCCTGCCAGGTCTGCGCATCCTCCTCGTGGACCAGTGGGTTGAAACCGGGGGCACCATGCGAGCAGCCATCCAGCTGGtggagcagctgggaggggTTGTGACAGGTAGGAGGTGGGACATGAGGGCATCCCAGGAGTGTATCCAGTGTAGAACCACTGTCCCCAaaccctgcagtgaacagagcTGAGCCCTCTTTGTCTTCCCACAGGTGTCGCTGCCATCTGCATTGAGGACAGTGAGGGCGGGCAGTGGCTCCAGGAGCACTACAAGTGTGCCCACTGTGTGCCCCCACACCTGCAGCCCCGCTTCAACCACCACCAGCTTGACCAGGACTGGTGAGGGAACTGACACCTCACATGTCCTCCACCTCCCCTCCATGGGGCACAAAGTTGCTGGCTCTTCATGGCAGGGATGCCTGGCACATTAGCCTCCTGAtggaggaggcttccaccatacCCAAGATGAAAATCTCTCCTTGGCAGCAGTCACCCtcccctggctccatcctcccacctACTCACAAGCAGAGGGGCTGAacccaggagcagagggagctaCAGACAAGCCCAGACCCAGTCCCCAGACCCACACGTTTCttaaaaagcataaaaaaggttttattaaaacaaatggGACCCTGGGGGCATTACCCCCTGTGAGCAGTACCTGGGTTTGCATAGCTAAGGGAGCTGTATGGGTGCTCCTGCCCACCCCAGCCATGGGTCTCTGGGCAGGTGGGAGGCTGGGGGTGCCgggggacagcagggacagctcctcGGGGCTGGCCAGGGCCACCCCTCTTTGGTCCAGAGGTGTAAGCGTGGGGTGGGCCGGAGGCTTCCCCCTCACTGGCAGCACTTGGGTTTCTTGCGCGGTGCCGACAGGTACAGGTCGCTCTCGTTGCTGCTGATCcctggaggggcaggagggagggagggagagtgTGTGGGTGGGGTGTATGGgaagggcacccacagcagggccAGCCGGGGGTACTCACGCACGGTGTCGCCGATCCTGCGGGTGCTGCTGCGCTCCAGCTCGGCCAGCACGCTGCTCTCGAAGGTCAATGCCGCCACACGGAAAAAGAAATCCCGCACGTTCTCCCCTGCCCCACAGGGTAAGACCCCCTGAGTGTCCCATCACCTGGCCAAACGCTGAGATCTGCATCCCCCCACCCAGCTGGGGACTCACCAGTGAGTGAGGACACAGCCCAGTACTCTGCCTGCATCTCCTGGGCCACCTTCAGAGCATCCTTCTCTATCAGGCTGTACTGCGCTGGCGTCTGCCAACCAAGCCAGAGGGGTTGGCAGGTGACAGTGATGGCTCTGCTGAGCCAGGGTGCAGGAAGGCCACAGAAAGGGGGACACACTCACACTCaggtccttcttggagcccaCCAAGAATAGGATCACATTGGATGGGTCATTCTCCTTTAGGGCATCAGCCAGCCACTGCCTGCAGGGGCAAATGTCACCACCTGGTGGCCAACAGGCCCATGCCCTCTTTCCTGGCTCTCACCCCTCCATTCAGACCTATTGCCCCCTCTGCATATTGCGAGTCCTATCTGTGCCCCTTGGCCATGCATCACCTACCGTGTGTGTTCCAGGGATGTCACATCATTGACATCAAAGACAATGACAatagctggggagggaaagagggatgagatggggacagggacagacaAGCGTGGTGGGATGCAGTCAGGACCTCACCTTGTGCTCCCCGGTAGTAGGTGGAGGCGATGCACTTGAAGCGCTCCTGGCCGGCAGTGTCCCACCTGGAGGCGGAGGATGCAAgaggtgaggggggggggggcatgtGGAAgcgtggggagggggctggcacCTACTTACAGCTGGAGGCTGAagtgcacccccagcacctcgAACCGCTCCATCTCGAAATCCACCCCAATGGTTGCCTTGTAGTTCTTGTCGAAGGTGTCCTTGCAAAAGCTGTCGGGGGGAGATGGGTGTCAGCAGCCTCAGGTCCCCCTACACTCCACCCCTGGGGACTCAGTGCCCCTTGCCCTGAGGGGTACCCAGCACCAGAGTTTGACAGGCTCAGCCCAAGTTGCTGCTGCCCTTTGTGGGGCTGTGGGGGGGTGTTTCTTTGCTGCTTCCTCCCACAGAGACTCTCGTGGAGAAGGTTCTATTACCGGTTGATCAGGCAGGTCTTGCCCACCGAGAGGTCCCCCACcacgatgatcttggagatcttgaACCTGCAGGGCAGGCGGACGCACAGTTGCTCAGCAGGGTGGAGGGAGGTCCTCGCCTGCCTCCCACTCAGCCAGCCTCAGGGGCAGAAGGGTCCATGGGGTAAGGGGCTGTCAGCTCGCAGCCCCTCCATGCTCAGCAGCgccttgcagctctgctctcccgcCTCGccgccagccccagcccagacCCCCGTGTCCCCCCCCCGCGCTGCATTCCTGCACCGTGACGCACGGCTCAGCACACAGGCAGCGTCGGCAGCCATGAGGTGCTCACGCCGGAGACCCCCAGCTGCGGCTGCTTGACGGGACCGTGAGTCCCATGTCAGCCCACCTCTCATGGGGCCTCGGGGCGGGGAACCTCGGATCACCATGGACTCACCCCACGGTGCCTGTCCGCTGCTCCTGGCAGGCGCTGGCAACTGTGGGGTGGAAGGCGTGGCGGGTGTGCAGGGCGGCCTCCTTCCGAAAACACTGAGGGAAGGGAGGACAAAGGGGGACAAAGGTGTGACCCTGGAGCTCAGCAAGGCCACCCCAGGACAGTGTCCCTCCTTCCAGCTCACCAGTGGCAGGTCGGAGATGACCCTGTCCCTGCGGACCGGAGCCAGCATGTTCATGGTGCCACGGGGCTGCCGGGGCAGGCTGGGTGGCCACAGAGAGCAGGGGACGGGTCAAGGGCCACCGCGAGGcctgaggggagagggaggagggagcagtGATGACTCCATGTCTCAGCAGACCACATGTTCCCCATGCACGGTATCCCCGGAATATGGCTGTCCCTATGTCCCCAGGCAGAGGTGTTCCTTTATCCCAATTATCTCCACATCCCCAGGACATGGCTGTCCCTGCATCCTGGCTATCCCCACAACCCAAGCTTGGCTGTCCCTGTGTTCCAGCCACCCTAAGGTCCCTGAGTATGCAGTCCCCACGCTCTGGGGTGCAGCTGTCCCCATGTCCCAGTTGTCCCTGTGTCCCAGCCATCACTGCATCCCTGTGCACGGCTATCCTCTTGTCCCAACGATTCCCACATCCCAAGTGTGCCATCCGAGGGTACCGCTGTCCCCACCTCCCATCCTCACGTCCCTGCACACCAGAGTACTACTGTTCCAATGTCCCAGCTGTCCCCGTGTCCCATCCCCACGTCCCTGCACACCAGGGTACCGCTGTCCCCACGTTTCGGCACAGGAGGGGTACTACTGTCCCCATATCTCAGCTGTGCCCACATCCCGAGTGTGGCATCCCAAGTCTACAGCGATCACCAGCCCTTACATCCCCGTGGGTGCCTGTCCCCATGTCCCTCCAACATTGCACGTCCCCCATGCACATTCCCCCGCGCATCCCAGCCCACGGTCAAGTCCTCCTCGCTCCGTCCCGGTCTCCGCCGCGGGAGGCGTCTCCGTTACCGCCAATCTCCCAGCTCCGGTAGCGGTGCTCGGCGCTGCACGCCCAGCCCGGGAGGAACCGGCGTGCTGGCTCCGCCCCGAGGGAGGGATCAGAACGCTGGTTTCTCCGGGTCGAAGTCAATGCAGTGCTACCCACACCACAGGACCCCGGTAATGTCCCCGCCACAGGGGTTCGCCTTTGTCCCAGCCCTCCGGCCGGCGAGGGGAGGGCGGAATCGGGACTACAACTCCCATTAGTGCCGCGGGAAAATAGAGCGCATGCGCGGATGAGACAGAGTGCGTGCACTACTAATCCCAGCATGCTCCGCGGTAACGCGGCTGCTGGGGACACGGGGAGCTATCGTGAGATTTGTGGTACGGAGAAAATGTC contains:
- the LOC128976996 gene encoding adenine phosphoribosyltransferase-like: MDLCHVPNAQEKGWYLALMAPNVKGPNYAWLDPSRLYCHPQGLQDCLSDLLQPFQGDPIDMVAGIDAMGFILGAAAAARLQKGFLAIRKAGHLCVQTQAQPYTDYSGREKVMEVRTDAISPGLRILLVDQWVETGGTMRAAIQLVEQLGGVVTGVAAICIEDSEGGQWLQEHYKCAHCVPPHLQPRFNHHQLDQDW
- the RAB34 gene encoding ras-related protein Rab-34, yielding MNMLAPVRRDRVISDLPLCFRKEAALHTRHAFHPTVASACQEQRTGTVGFKISKIIVVGDLSVGKTCLINRFCKDTFDKNYKATIGVDFEMERFEVLGVHFSLQLWDTAGQERFKCIASTYYRGAQAIVIVFDVNDVTSLEHTRQWLADALKENDPSNVILFLVGSKKDLSTPAQYSLIEKDALKVAQEMQAEYWAVSSLTGENVRDFFFRVAALTFESSVLAELERSSTRRIGDTVRISSNESDLYLSAPRKKPKCCQ